The Flaviramulus sp. BrNp1-15 genome has a window encoding:
- a CDS encoding N-acetylneuraminate synthase family protein, producing MNTYKKPYIIAEIGCNHKGEMEIAKELIKVAKIFCNVDAVKFQKRNNKELLTQEQYNKPHPNPVNSYGNTYGEHREYLEFDINQHKELKAYCEEIGITYSTSVWDLTSAKEIASLHPEFIKIPSACNNNKVMLEWLCLNYEGEIHISTGMTTKDEIESLVNLFKKHNRNKDLVLYNCTSGYPVPFKDVCLLDINILIKKYKNDVKYIGFSGHHLGIAVDVAAYTIGANIIERHYTIDRTWKGTDHAASLEPMGLRKLSRDLNAVHKALQFKKQDILPIEQVQRDKLKNQKV from the coding sequence ATGAACACATATAAAAAACCATACATTATAGCAGAAATTGGTTGTAACCATAAAGGTGAAATGGAAATTGCTAAAGAACTTATAAAGGTTGCTAAAATATTTTGTAACGTAGATGCAGTAAAGTTTCAAAAGCGTAATAATAAGGAGTTATTAACCCAAGAACAATACAATAAACCTCACCCTAATCCCGTAAATTCTTATGGTAACACCTATGGTGAACATAGAGAGTATTTAGAATTTGATATTAATCAACACAAAGAATTAAAAGCATATTGCGAAGAAATAGGTATTACTTATTCTACATCTGTATGGGATTTAACATCAGCTAAAGAAATAGCTTCATTACATCCTGAGTTTATTAAAATTCCATCAGCATGTAATAATAATAAGGTTATGCTAGAATGGTTATGTCTTAATTATGAAGGAGAAATACATATTTCAACAGGAATGACCACCAAAGATGAAATAGAAAGTTTAGTAAATCTTTTCAAAAAGCATAATAGAAATAAAGATTTGGTTCTATATAATTGTACTTCGGGTTACCCTGTGCCTTTTAAAGATGTTTGTTTGTTAGATATTAATATATTGATTAAAAAATATAAAAATGATGTTAAATATATAGGTTTTTCAGGACATCATTTAGGAATAGCTGTAGATGTAGCTGCTTACACAATTGGAGCAAACATTATTGAACGCCATTATACTATAGATAGAACATGGAAAGGAACAGACCATGCAGCATCATTAGAACCAATGGGCTTACGTAAACTATCAAGAGATTTAAATGCGGTTCATAAAGCTTTACAATTTAAAAAGCAAGATATTTTGCCTATTGAACAAGTACAACGCGATAAGTTGAAAAATCAAAAAGTATAA
- a CDS encoding acylneuraminate cytidylyltransferase → MKKIGFIPLRKGSKGIPNKNKRKMVGRPLFTWVLGEAVFSNLDEIVVFTDDETIIDFIIKEYYWTNKVKPILRSAESATDTASTEMAMLEYAEAVDFNFDIFCLLQATSPFTKKTDINICLDKLIEGYDSALTVVNTHRFLWDKNGKPLNYNPDKRPRRQDFDGLLIENGAVYTTTKSSLKQTRNRLGGKVGVVNMSEDSLHEIDSESDWLVVENLLIERQKREKKSEKITHLVLDVDGVFTNGTITYTKDGEHTKSFDMRDGMGLEILRQYNVQVMVMTSENSELVAKRMEKLKIEHVYLGVKDKYSLLQHIIKTHKISIHNIAYIGDDVNDLSNICSVGWSLVPNNATDIVKQHADIVLSKKSGAGAIREACEFILNYNKRF, encoded by the coding sequence ATGAAAAAAATAGGTTTCATTCCATTAAGAAAAGGTTCTAAAGGCATACCTAATAAAAATAAGCGTAAAATGGTTGGGCGACCACTTTTTACATGGGTGTTGGGTGAAGCTGTTTTTTCTAATTTAGATGAAATTGTTGTTTTTACGGATGATGAAACCATTATTGATTTTATAATAAAAGAATACTACTGGACAAACAAAGTAAAACCAATTTTAAGAAGTGCAGAAAGTGCTACCGATACAGCTTCAACCGAAATGGCTATGTTGGAATATGCTGAGGCTGTAGATTTCAATTTTGATATATTTTGCTTACTGCAGGCCACGTCGCCGTTTACAAAAAAAACAGATATTAATATTTGTTTAGATAAACTGATTGAAGGTTATGATTCAGCCTTAACAGTGGTAAATACACATCGGTTTCTTTGGGATAAAAATGGAAAACCTTTAAATTATAATCCTGACAAAAGACCACGTCGACAAGATTTTGATGGTTTACTCATTGAAAACGGCGCAGTTTATACCACAACAAAGAGTAGTCTTAAACAGACCAGAAATAGATTAGGAGGTAAAGTAGGAGTAGTTAATATGTCAGAAGATAGCCTACATGAAATAGATTCTGAGTCAGATTGGTTAGTTGTTGAAAATTTACTTATTGAACGTCAAAAAAGAGAAAAGAAATCTGAAAAAATAACACATTTAGTTTTAGATGTTGATGGTGTTTTTACCAATGGAACCATAACTTACACCAAAGATGGAGAGCATACCAAAAGTTTTGATATGCGTGATGGTATGGGATTAGAAATTTTAAGACAATATAACGTTCAGGTTATGGTAATGACATCAGAAAATTCAGAATTGGTCGCTAAACGTATGGAAAAACTGAAAATTGAGCATGTGTATTTAGGTGTAAAAGATAAATACAGCTTGTTGCAACATATTATAAAAACACATAAAATATCAATACACAATATAGCTTACATAGGTGACGATGTTAACGATTTATCTAATATTTGTAGTGTGGGTTGGTCGTTAGTACCAAATAATGCCACAGATATTGTGAAACAACATGCAGATATTGTGCTTTCTAAAAAATCTGGTGCTGGTGCTATAAGAGAAGCTTGTGAGTTTATACTAAATTATAATAAGAGATTTTAA